The Chlorocebus sabaeus isolate Y175 chromosome 6, mChlSab1.0.hap1, whole genome shotgun sequence genome has a segment encoding these proteins:
- the PMIS2 gene encoding LOW QUALITY PROTEIN: transmembrane protein PMIS2 (The sequence of the model RefSeq protein was modified relative to this genomic sequence to represent the inferred CDS: substituted 1 base at 1 genomic stop codon), whose product MALKPSAPNEPPTTGDPDDSPTTGGSGAPGEVPKEPQEPTQTPEELAFYAPNYLCLTIFAVLLFPPFGLPALYFSYQGSXTQKPTSVLPPLQTMKANKNSEWEEAYTNSGRTGWFSAFAVMIGLGIIYGLVLF is encoded by the exons ATGGCCCTGAAACCTTCTGCTCCCAATGAGCCCCCTACCACAGGTGATCCAGATGACTCCCCTACCACAGGTGGTTCAGGTGCCCCAGGTGAGGTGCCCAAAGAGCCGCAAGAGCCTACACAGACACCAGAAGAACTAGCGTTTTACGCCCCAAACTACCTATGTTTGACCATCTTTGCTGTACTTTTATTCCCTCCATTTGGATTGCCAGCTTTGTACTTCTCTTACCAG GGTTCCTAGACACAGAAACCCACATCTGTGCTTCCACCCCTACAGACTATGAAGGCCAACAAGAACAGCGAATGGGAAGAGGCTTACACCAACTCAGGCCGAACTGGTTGGTTCAGTGCATTTGCGGTAATGATCGGCTTAGGCATCATTTATGGCTTAGTCCTATTTTAA